A single region of the Lates calcarifer isolate ASB-BC8 linkage group LG3, TLL_Latcal_v3, whole genome shotgun sequence genome encodes:
- the usf2 gene encoding upstream stimulatory factor 2 isoform X4, with amino-acid sequence MDMLEQSLDSSASHDKQESEEVVQLQEGEAVGTEEQTAVTITGVPQAAFADHNVQYQFRTENSGGQVTYRVVQVTDDQLEATADGTGAVSVVSTAAFAGASQAVAQAVIQNPFSNGGSPGGETVGGETRFAYFPAATVSDGTATAVSVQATADPTITQAGGQFYVMMSPPEVLQTTTPRTIAPRTHTYTAKVEGPRAPRDERRRAQHNEVERRRRDKINNWIVTLSKIIPDCSVDSRTGASKGGILSKACDYIRELRQNNQRLQESYKEVERVEMDNELLRQQIEELKNDNALLRAQLQQHGVEVNGDATPQ; translated from the exons ATGGATATGCTGGAGCAGAGTCTGGACAGCTCGGCGAG tcaCGACAAACAGGAATCAGAGGAGGTGGTGCAGTTACAGGAAG GAGAAGCGGTGGGGACGGAGGAGCAGACTGCAGTGACCATCACCGGTGTCCCGCAGGCTGCGTTCGCTGACCACAATGTGCAGTACCAGTTTCGTACAGAGAATAGTGGAGGGCAG GTGACCTATCGAGTGGTTCAGGTGACAGACGATCAATTAGAAGCCACAGCTGACGGGACTGGAGCTGTAAGCGTCGTCTCCACCGCAGCATTTGCAGGAGCCTCTCAGGCTGTGGCACAG GCTGTCATCCAGAACCCCTTCAGTAACGGGGGCAGTCCTGGCGGGGAGACGGTGGGCGGAGAGACACGTTTTGCTTACTTTCCCGCCGCCACAGTCAGCGATGGAACAGCCACGGCCGTGTCGGTGCAGGCCACCGCCGACCCAACGATCACACAGGCAGGAG GTCAGTTCTACGTGATGATGAGCCCCCCGGAGGTGCTGCAGACGACGACCCCTCGCACCATCGCACCGCGAACGCACACCTACACTGC GAAGGTGGAAGGTCCACGAGCGCCCAGAGATGAGAGGCGAAGAGCACAGCACAACGAAG tggagagaagaagaagagacaagaTTAACAACTGGATTGTCACGCTGTCAAAAATCATCCCTGACTGCAGCGTAGACAGCAGAACTGGAGCG AGTAAAGGAGGCATCCTGTCCAAAGCTTGTGACTACATCCGAGAGCTGCGTCAGAATAACCAGCGACTGCAGGAGAGTTACAAAGAGGTGGAGAGAGTCGAGATGGACAACGAGCTGCTTAGACAACAG
- the LOC108899256 gene encoding LOW QUALITY PROTEIN: lamin-A-like (The sequence of the model RefSeq protein was modified relative to this genomic sequence to represent the inferred CDS: deleted 4 bases in 4 codons) has protein sequence MATPKNTPRGANTPLSPNRITRLQEKEDLSNLNDRLAVYIDKVRSLESENAGLRLRITESETEVSRELTGLKAAYETELADARQTLDSVAKERARLQLELGKLREDYKELKARNTKKESDLPGALQRLKDLEALLNSKDASLTTALGEKRNLEVENRDLKAQVAKLDTSLGDARKQLQDEMLRRVDGENRIQTLKEELEFQKNLHSEELREIKRRHESRMVELDNGHQQEFESKLAEALVEMRNQHELQIKMYKDEIEKTYNAKLESARQSADRSSHLVGAAHEELQQIRMRLESTSSQLSQLQKQLAAREAKIRDLEDALSRERDTTRRLLGEKDREMAEMRQQMQQQLDEYQELLDVKLALDMEICAYRKLLEGEEQRLRLSPSPPPTRVTGSRSSTSAAHSRSVHCSAQSSPAKRRRPNDTDSEASSFAGGAVARTRITQQASASGRVTVDEVDLDGKYVRLSNKADEDQNLGNWQVKRQMGSGVPIIFKFPAKFTLKAGQRVTIWASAAGGTHNPPSDLVWKTQPSWGTGDLFQTTLISASGEEMAMRKVTRTQFEEDDDDMVAHSTCGDSEYNLRSRTVVCGSCGLPSDKSSSCSVSSASRSFRSGGISEGLLPHSYVFSASTPRKSGARMESCPIM, from the exons ATGGCGACACCCAAAAACACTCCCCGAGGTGCAAACACTCCGCTGTCCCCCAACCGTATCACCCGGCTCCAGGAGAAGGAGGACCTGTCCAACCTCAACGACCGTCTGGCCGTCTACATCGACAAGGTCCGCTCTCTGGAGTCTGAGAACGCC GGGCTGCGGCTGCGCATCACTGAGTCTGAGACAGAGGTCAGCCGGGAGCTGACAGGCCTGAAGGCCGCCTACGAGACCGAGCTGGCCGATGCCCGTCAGACTCTGGACTCCGTGGCCAAAGAGCGAGCACGTCTGCAGCTGGAGCTGGGCAAGCTGAGAGAGGACTACAAGGAGCTGAAAGCCAG GAACACCAAAAAGGAGTCGGACTTG CCTGGGGCGCTGCAGAGGCTCAAAGATCTGGAGGCTCTGCTGAACTCAAAGGATGCATCCTTGACTACA GCTCTGGGAGAGAAGCGTAACCTC GAGGTGGAAAACAGGGACCTGAAAGCCCAGGTTGCCAAG CTTGACACCAGTTTGGGCGACGCcaggaaacagctgcaggaCGAGATGCTGAggagggtggatggagagaatCGCATCCAGACTCTCAAAGAGGAGCTGGAGTTTCAGAAGAACCTCCACTCTGAG GAACTGCGGGAGATAAAGCGGCGCCATGAGTCTCGTATGGTTGAGTTGGACAACGGCCACCAGCAGGAGTTTGAGAGCAAGCTGGCAGAGGCGCTGGTGGAAATGCGAAACCAGCATGAACTGCAGATCAAAATGTACAAGGATGAGATTGAGAAGACCTACAATGCCAAG CTGGAAAGTGCTCGTCAGTCGGCGGACAGGAGCAGCCACCTGGTGGGAGCAGCACacgaggagctgcagcagataCGAATGCGCCTGGAGTCCACATCGTCTCAGCTCAGCCAGCTGCAGAAACAG TTGGCGGCTCGTGAGGCGAAGATAAGGGACCTGGAGGACGCTCTGTCTCGGGAGCGGGACACCACGCGTCGCCTGCTgggagagaaggacagagaaatGGCTGAGATGAGGcaacagatgcagcagcagctggatgagTACCAGGAGCTCCTGGACGTCAAGCTGGCTCTGGATATGGAGATATGCGCTTACAGGAAGctgctggagggagaggagcagag GCTGCGTCTGTCCCCCAGCCCTCCGCCCACCAGAGTGACAGGAAGTCGTTCCTCTACCTCAGCAGCTCACTCTCGGTCAGTCCACTGCAGCGCCCAGAGCTCTCCCGCCAAGAGGCGCCGCCCCAACGACACAGACAGCGAGGCCTCCAGCTTCGCGGGAGGGGCCGTGGCTCGCACTCGCATCACCCAGCAGGCGTCAGCCAGCGGACGGGTCACTGTGGACGAGGTGGACCTGGATGGGAAATATGTCAGACTCAGCAACAAAGCAGATGAG gaTCAGAATTTAGGGAACTGGCAGGTGAAGCGGCAGATGGGATCTGGTGTCCCCATCATCTTCAAGTTCCCGGCTAAATTCACCCTGAAGGCCGGGCAGAGGGTCACG ATCTGGGCCTCTGCTGCCGGCGGAACCCACAATCCTCCCTCTGACCTGGTGTGGAAGACTCAGCCCTCCTGGGGCACCGGAGACCTGTTCCAGACCACTCTGATCAGTGCCAGCGGAGAG GAAATGGCAATGAGGAAAGTCACCCGCACACAGTTTGAAGAAGACGACGATGACATG GTGGCTCACAGCACTTGTGGGGACAGTGAGTACAACCTGCGGAGCCGGACCGTGGTCTGCGGCTCCTGCGGACTTCCCTCAGACAAATCCAGCAGCTGCTCCGTGAGCTCGGCTTCCCGCTCCTTCCGCAGCGGCGGCATCTCCGAGGGTTTACTGCCACACTCCTACGTGTTCAGCGCCAGCACCCCTCGCAAG TCCGGAGCCAGAATGGAGAGCTGTCCAATCATGTGA
- the usf2 gene encoding upstream stimulatory factor 2 isoform X1: protein MENENCFDAVVGSSAEDRHAIATRWLDLMVEKRLLFCCFLTQSTSNAVCHMKSHDKQESEEVVQLQEGEAVGTEEQTAVTITGVPQAAFADHNVQYQFRTENSGGQVTYRVVQVTDDQLEATADGTGAVSVVSTAAFAGASQAVAQAVIQNPFSNGGSPGGETVGGETRFAYFPAATVSDGTATAVSVQATADPTITQAGGQFYVMMSPPEVLQTTTPRTIAPRTHTYTADLGESEMLQHGSTNWKVEGPRAPRDERRRAQHNEVERRRRDKINNWIVTLSKIIPDCSVDSRTGASKGGILSKACDYIRELRQNNQRLQESYKEVERVEMDNELLRQQIEELKNDNALLRAQLQQHGVEVNGDATPQ, encoded by the exons ATGGAAAATGAGAATTGTTTTGATGCCGTGGTTGGATCATCTGCTGAGGACAGACACGCCATCGCCACCCGCTGGCTGGATTTGATGGTAGAGAAACGACTgttgttctgctgttttctaACTCAATCTACATCTAACGCCGTGTGCCACATGAAGAG tcaCGACAAACAGGAATCAGAGGAGGTGGTGCAGTTACAGGAAG GAGAAGCGGTGGGGACGGAGGAGCAGACTGCAGTGACCATCACCGGTGTCCCGCAGGCTGCGTTCGCTGACCACAATGTGCAGTACCAGTTTCGTACAGAGAATAGTGGAGGGCAG GTGACCTATCGAGTGGTTCAGGTGACAGACGATCAATTAGAAGCCACAGCTGACGGGACTGGAGCTGTAAGCGTCGTCTCCACCGCAGCATTTGCAGGAGCCTCTCAGGCTGTGGCACAG GCTGTCATCCAGAACCCCTTCAGTAACGGGGGCAGTCCTGGCGGGGAGACGGTGGGCGGAGAGACACGTTTTGCTTACTTTCCCGCCGCCACAGTCAGCGATGGAACAGCCACGGCCGTGTCGGTGCAGGCCACCGCCGACCCAACGATCACACAGGCAGGAG GTCAGTTCTACGTGATGATGAGCCCCCCGGAGGTGCTGCAGACGACGACCCCTCGCACCATCGCACCGCGAACGCACACCTACACTGC AGACCTCGGTGAAAGCGAGATGTTGCAGCATGGCAGTACAAACTG GAAGGTGGAAGGTCCACGAGCGCCCAGAGATGAGAGGCGAAGAGCACAGCACAACGAAG tggagagaagaagaagagacaagaTTAACAACTGGATTGTCACGCTGTCAAAAATCATCCCTGACTGCAGCGTAGACAGCAGAACTGGAGCG AGTAAAGGAGGCATCCTGTCCAAAGCTTGTGACTACATCCGAGAGCTGCGTCAGAATAACCAGCGACTGCAGGAGAGTTACAAAGAGGTGGAGAGAGTCGAGATGGACAACGAGCTGCTTAGACAACAG
- the scn1bb gene encoding sodium channel, voltage-gated, type I, beta b: MAASDLLLLSLLCMLFVNQCHGACAEVDSDTEAVAGRGFKLGCISCKRRSEVDGAATVEWYFRAKGEADFVRIYTYNEDGPTIEHDHFMDRVDWNGSKRSNDIQDASIYLLNVTFNDTGTYRCFFNRILFYENYEYNTVVSKVVHLSVVAKATRGTASIVSEVMMYVSIIGLQLWLLIEMIYCYRKIAAAGEEALREAANAEYLAIASESKDNCAGVQVGE; this comes from the exons ATGGCAGCATCAGACCtactgctcctctctctgctctgcatgcTGTTCG TGAACCAGTGTCATGGGGCCTGTGCGGAGGTGGACTCTGACACAGAGGCAGTGGCAGGCCGTGGCTTCAAACTGGGCTGCATTTCCTGCAAGAGGAGGAGTGAGGTGGACGGCGCTGCCACCGTCGAATGGTACTTCAGGGCCAAAGGAGAGGCTGACTTTGTTCGA ATCTACACCTACAACGAGGACGGCCCCACAATCGAACACGACCACTTCATGGACCGCGTGGATTGGAACGGAAGCAAAAGGAGCAACGACATCCAGGACGCATCCATATACCTGCTCAACGTCACCTTCAATGACACGGGCACATACCGCTGCTTCTTCAACCGCATCCTCTTCTACGAGAACTACGAGTACAACACCGTCGTCAGCAAGGTGGTCCACCTCAGTGTGGTGGCTAAAG CCACCAGAGGAACAGCTTCCATCGTGTCAGAGGTCATGATGTACGTGTCCATCATCGGCCTGCAGCTCTGGCTCCTCATAGAGATGATATACTGCTACAGAAAGATAGCAGCAGCCGGGGAGGAGGCATTACGAGAAGCCGC AAATGCTGAATATTTAGCGATAGCCTCAGAAAGTAAAGACAACTGTGCAGGTGTGCAGGTCGGAGAATAG
- the usf2 gene encoding upstream stimulatory factor 2 isoform X3: protein MDMLEQSLDSSASHDKQESEEVVQLQEGEAVGTEEQTAVTITGVPQAAFADHNVQYQFRTENSGGQVTYRVVQVTDDQLEATADGTGAVSVVSTAAFAGASQAVAQAVIQNPFSNGGSPGGETVGGETRFAYFPAATVSDGTATAVSVQATADPTITQAGGQFYVMMSPPEVLQTTTPRTIAPRTHTYTADLGESEMLQHGSTNWKVEGPRAPRDERRRAQHNEVERRRRDKINNWIVTLSKIIPDCSVDSRTGASKGGILSKACDYIRELRQNNQRLQESYKEVERVEMDNELLRQQIEELKNDNALLRAQLQQHGVEVNGDATPQ from the exons ATGGATATGCTGGAGCAGAGTCTGGACAGCTCGGCGAG tcaCGACAAACAGGAATCAGAGGAGGTGGTGCAGTTACAGGAAG GAGAAGCGGTGGGGACGGAGGAGCAGACTGCAGTGACCATCACCGGTGTCCCGCAGGCTGCGTTCGCTGACCACAATGTGCAGTACCAGTTTCGTACAGAGAATAGTGGAGGGCAG GTGACCTATCGAGTGGTTCAGGTGACAGACGATCAATTAGAAGCCACAGCTGACGGGACTGGAGCTGTAAGCGTCGTCTCCACCGCAGCATTTGCAGGAGCCTCTCAGGCTGTGGCACAG GCTGTCATCCAGAACCCCTTCAGTAACGGGGGCAGTCCTGGCGGGGAGACGGTGGGCGGAGAGACACGTTTTGCTTACTTTCCCGCCGCCACAGTCAGCGATGGAACAGCCACGGCCGTGTCGGTGCAGGCCACCGCCGACCCAACGATCACACAGGCAGGAG GTCAGTTCTACGTGATGATGAGCCCCCCGGAGGTGCTGCAGACGACGACCCCTCGCACCATCGCACCGCGAACGCACACCTACACTGC AGACCTCGGTGAAAGCGAGATGTTGCAGCATGGCAGTACAAACTG GAAGGTGGAAGGTCCACGAGCGCCCAGAGATGAGAGGCGAAGAGCACAGCACAACGAAG tggagagaagaagaagagacaagaTTAACAACTGGATTGTCACGCTGTCAAAAATCATCCCTGACTGCAGCGTAGACAGCAGAACTGGAGCG AGTAAAGGAGGCATCCTGTCCAAAGCTTGTGACTACATCCGAGAGCTGCGTCAGAATAACCAGCGACTGCAGGAGAGTTACAAAGAGGTGGAGAGAGTCGAGATGGACAACGAGCTGCTTAGACAACAG
- the usf2 gene encoding upstream stimulatory factor 2 isoform X2, producing the protein MENENCFDAVVGSSAEDRHAIATRWLDLMVEKRLLFCCFLTQSTSNAVCHMKSHDKQESEEVVQLQEGEAVGTEEQTAVTITGVPQAAFADHNVQYQFRTENSGGQVTYRVVQVTDDQLEATADGTGAVSVVSTAAFAGASQAVAQAVIQNPFSNGGSPGGETVGGETRFAYFPAATVSDGTATAVSVQATADPTITQAGGQFYVMMSPPEVLQTTTPRTIAPRTHTYTAKVEGPRAPRDERRRAQHNEVERRRRDKINNWIVTLSKIIPDCSVDSRTGASKGGILSKACDYIRELRQNNQRLQESYKEVERVEMDNELLRQQIEELKNDNALLRAQLQQHGVEVNGDATPQ; encoded by the exons ATGGAAAATGAGAATTGTTTTGATGCCGTGGTTGGATCATCTGCTGAGGACAGACACGCCATCGCCACCCGCTGGCTGGATTTGATGGTAGAGAAACGACTgttgttctgctgttttctaACTCAATCTACATCTAACGCCGTGTGCCACATGAAGAG tcaCGACAAACAGGAATCAGAGGAGGTGGTGCAGTTACAGGAAG GAGAAGCGGTGGGGACGGAGGAGCAGACTGCAGTGACCATCACCGGTGTCCCGCAGGCTGCGTTCGCTGACCACAATGTGCAGTACCAGTTTCGTACAGAGAATAGTGGAGGGCAG GTGACCTATCGAGTGGTTCAGGTGACAGACGATCAATTAGAAGCCACAGCTGACGGGACTGGAGCTGTAAGCGTCGTCTCCACCGCAGCATTTGCAGGAGCCTCTCAGGCTGTGGCACAG GCTGTCATCCAGAACCCCTTCAGTAACGGGGGCAGTCCTGGCGGGGAGACGGTGGGCGGAGAGACACGTTTTGCTTACTTTCCCGCCGCCACAGTCAGCGATGGAACAGCCACGGCCGTGTCGGTGCAGGCCACCGCCGACCCAACGATCACACAGGCAGGAG GTCAGTTCTACGTGATGATGAGCCCCCCGGAGGTGCTGCAGACGACGACCCCTCGCACCATCGCACCGCGAACGCACACCTACACTGC GAAGGTGGAAGGTCCACGAGCGCCCAGAGATGAGAGGCGAAGAGCACAGCACAACGAAG tggagagaagaagaagagacaagaTTAACAACTGGATTGTCACGCTGTCAAAAATCATCCCTGACTGCAGCGTAGACAGCAGAACTGGAGCG AGTAAAGGAGGCATCCTGTCCAAAGCTTGTGACTACATCCGAGAGCTGCGTCAGAATAACCAGCGACTGCAGGAGAGTTACAAAGAGGTGGAGAGAGTCGAGATGGACAACGAGCTGCTTAGACAACAG
- the naxe gene encoding LOW QUALITY PROTEIN: NAD(P)H-hydrate epimerase (The sequence of the model RefSeq protein was modified relative to this genomic sequence to represent the inferred CDS: deleted 1 base in 1 codon): MLSVRALFGIGVLVTSRAAAVLAQTGTCPLSAAANNHKKDCFSSRPASTMAQTIKYLGQEEAQHIDEELFSEYGFSVDQLMELAGLSCATAITRAYPVTSLVKARPSLLVICGPGNNGGDGLVCARHLKLFGYEPTILYPKRPNKPLFQGLTTQCQKMEIPFLTEMPEAQVIDEAYNLVIDAIFGFSFKGAVREPFGSILDNLKKTTVPIASIDIPSGWDVEQGSADGLQPDMLISLTAPKKSASLFRGRYHFLGGRFVPPGLERKYQLNLPQYPGTDCVLQL, encoded by the exons ATGTTGAGTGTTCGGGCTCTGTTTGGGATCGGCGTCCTGGTGACCTCGCGAGCAGCTGCGGTCCTCGCTCAGACAGGGACATGTCCGCTGTCCGCTGCAGCTAACAACCACAAGAAGGactgtttcagcagcagacCGGCATCCACCATGGCTCAGACCATCAAATATCTCGG GCAGGAGGAGGCCCAGCACATCGACGAGGAGCTCTTCAGTGAGTACGGCTTCAGTGTGGATCAGCTGATGGAGCTGGCCGGACTCAGCTGTGCCACAGCCATCACACGG GCATATCCAGTCACT TCTCTGGTCAAAGCCAGACCTTCTCTGCTGGTGATCTGTGGACCAGGTAACAACGGAGGTGATGGCCTGGTCTGTGCCCGACACCTTAAACTCTTT GGCTACGAGCCGACCATCCTGTACCCAAAGAGGCCAAACAAACCGCTGTTCCAGGGCCTGACCACACAGTGCCAGAAAATGGAGATCCCCTTCCTGACTGAGATGCCTGAG GCTCAAGTAATTGATGAGGCTTACAACCTGGTGATAGACGCCATCTTCGGCTTCAGCTTCAAGGGCGCTGTGCGAGAGCCTTTTGGTTCCATCCTAGACAACCTGAAGAAAACCACAGTCCCCATAGCCAGCATCGACATCCCCTCAG GTTGGGATGTGGAGCAGGGCAGCGCAGACGGACTCCAGCCCGACATGCTCATCTCTCTCACCGCTCCCAAGAAATCAGCGTCCCTGTTCAGAGGACGCTATCACTTCCTCGGAGGCCGCTTCGTGCCACCTGGCCTGGAGAGGAAGTACCAGCTCAACCTGCCTCAGTACCCCGGCACGGACTGTGTGTTACAACTGTAG